From Vigna unguiculata cultivar IT97K-499-35 chromosome 5, ASM411807v1, whole genome shotgun sequence, the proteins below share one genomic window:
- the LOC114184057 gene encoding cysteine-rich repeat secretory protein 55, which translates to MMHFSHKPMFLIFLCIWGAKAADPLGKFCNRNTNISSGGKLSANIDKLLEELALKTPSTGFVATTYGKDQDKVYALAQCRGDVSTEDCSTCIQDATKQIRQRCPNQADARIWYDYCFLRFNNKSFFGEVDTSFGIFYFNVENVTDPEAFNEELGALMNRIRAQAVVPKEEGLGKGKSVLSPFVTLYALVQCTRDLSELFCAQCLAVAVNNFPKFCSNRKGCRVLYSSCYVRYELYPFFFPLDSNKTGTSNAVKVSVYT; encoded by the coding sequence atgatgCATTTCTCACACAAACCCATGTTCTTAATTTTCCTATGCATTTGGGGTGCAAAAGCTGCCGACCCTTTAGGCAAATTCTGCAATAGAAACACCAACATCAGCAGTGGAGGAAAATTATCTGCCAATATCGATAAACTATTGGAAGAACTAGCCCTCAAAACTCCCTCCACTGGTTTTGTTGCCACCACTTATGGAAAAGACCAAGACAAAGTCTATGCATTGGCTCAGTGTAGAGGAGATGTGAGCACTGAAGATTGCTCCACTTGTATTCAAGATGCCACAAAGCAAATCCGTCAACGCTGTCCAAACCAAGCTGATGCAAGGATTTGGTATGACTATTGCTTTCTGAGGTTCAACAACAAGAGTTTCTTTGGTGAGGTTGATACATCTTTTGGTATATTCTATTTCAATGTTGAAAACGTAACTGACCCTGAAGCTTTCAATGAAGAGCTTGGGGCTCTGATGAATCGCATTAGAGCACAAGCTGTGGTGCCTAAAGAGGAAGGGCTTGGGAAGGGAAAATCTGTGTTGTCTCCATTTGTGACACTCTATGCATTGGTGCAATGCACCAGAGACTTGTCTGAATTATTCTGTGCTCAGTGTTTGGCTGTTGCAGTGAACAACTTCCCCAAATTTTGCAGCAATCGTAAAGGGTGTAGAGTGCTATACAGTTCTTGCTATGTTCGATATGAACTCTACCCTTTTTTCTTCCCACTTGATTCTAACAAAACAGGAACTTCGAATGCAGTGAAAGTCAGCGTTTACACTTAA
- the LOC114186097 gene encoding epidermis-specific secreted glycoprotein EP1-like, whose amino-acid sequence MAFQSQPKTFLTLIVFSFFSIIVYAAVPKNETFKFQNSGDLGEFIVEYGADYRMISIFNSPFQVGFYNTTPNAFTLALRVGLQRSEQLFRWVWEANRGNPVGENATFSLGTDGNLVLADADGRIAWQTNTANKGVVAFRLLPNGNMVLIDAQGKFVWQSFDHPTDTLLVGQYLRAKGPSRLVSRLSEKENVEGPYSLVLEPKAKGLSLYYKSKNSPKPTLYWFSSDWFFIQKGSLENVTLTSDSESFDIGFDYQVANSSSGGNVIIGRPVNNSTLTYLRLGIDGNIRLHTYFLDVRDGVWKVTYTLFDRDSGESECQLPEKCGKLGLCEDNQCVACPLENGSFGWSNNCVPNAVTPCKASEFHYYKLEGVQHYTSKYNTGDRVSESTCGNKCTKDCKCVGYFYNGENSRCWIAYDLQTLTRVTDSSHVGYIKVPNSGATAMSQSVYFN is encoded by the coding sequence ATGGCTTTTCAGTCCCAACCCAAAACTTTCCTTACCTTAATTGTGTTTTCATTCTTCAGCATCATTGTTTATGCTGCTGTTCCTAAGAATGAGactttcaaatttcagaactcAGGTGATCTTGGAGAGTTCATTGTTGAGTACGGTGCTGATTATCGGATGATAAGCATATTCAACTCTCCCTTCCAAGTTGGTTTCTACAACACCACCCCAAACGCCTTCACTCTAGCGCTGCGCGTGGGGCTTCAACGCTCAGAGCAGCTGTTTCGCTGGGTTTGGGAGGCCAATAGGGGCAACCCAGTTGGAGAAAACGCCACTTTTTCACTTGGGACTGATGGGAACCTTGTGCTAGCAGATGCTGATGGGAGAATTGCATGGCAAACCAACACTGCTAACAAGGGTGTTGTGGCCTTTAGGTTGCTTCCAAATGGTAACATGGTCCTCATTGATGCCCAAGGTAAGTTCGTTTGGCAAAGTTTTGATCACCCCACAGATACCCTTTTGGTTGGTCAGTACCTTAGAGCAAAAGGGCCATCGAGGTTGGTTAGTAGGCTTTCAGAGAAGGAAAATGTAGAAGGACCTTATAGCTTGGTTTTGGAGCCCAAAGCTAAAGGTTTGAGCTTGTACTACAAAAGCAAGAACTCTCCTAAACCAACTCTATACTGGTTTTCATCTGATTGGTTCTTCATCCAAAAAGGGTCCTTGGAAAATGTCACCCTCACATCTGATTCCGAGAGTTTCGACATTGGATTTGATTACCAAGTGGCGAATTCTTCCAGCGGTGGCAACGTGATCATTGGCAGGCCAGTGAACAACAGCACCTTGACATACCTCAGGCTTGGAATTGATGGCAACATTAGGCTGCACACTTACTTCCTCGACGTGCGTGATGGTGTTTGGAAAGTTACGTACACTCTCTTTGATAGAGATTCCGGTGAGAGCGAATGCCAATTGCCTGAGAAATGTGGAAAGTTAGGGCTATGTGAAGATAACCAATGTGTGGCTTGCCCATTAGAAAATGGATCTTTTGGGTGGAGCAATAACTGCGTGCCGAACGCTGTGACGCCATGCAAGGCGAGTGAGTTTCACTACTACAAACTTGAAGGGGTTCAGCATTACACCAGCAAATACAACACAGGGGATAGAGTAAGTGAAAGTACCTGCGGAAACAAATGTACCAAGGATTGCAAGTGTGTCGGCTATTTCTACAACGGGGAGAACTCCAGATGTTGGATCGCTTATGATCTTCAAACCCTTACTAGAGTCACTGATTCCTCACATGTTGGATACATCAAGGTGCCTAATTCTGGAGCTACTGCAATGTCGCAATCTGTGTACTTTAACTAA